The genome window CCAAGAAGGCCAAGGCGCTCAAGGTCGGCGGGCGCGTGGTCAGCCAGGTCAAGATACCGGCGCGTCAATACCTGGGTATCTCAGCCGAGGACGCGACCGAAAGCGAAGAGCTGGCGGCGGACTATCTGGCCGGGGCATTCAAGGACGGCCCGGCATAACCTGACCAGGTCAGCCGAATGGCTTAGGGCGAAATCGGAACGGTTCGGATTGCTCCGTCAGACGGTCTAGACCGAAATCGCAGAATCGGGCCGTGGCGCGATTTGTAGGGGGTGGGGTGCGGCATCGTTACCCATTCGGTCCCAGCCTATCGTTAACCCAGCGTTAAAAACCCTTTTAACGCTATCGGCACCTGTTGGCCCCCCTGCGGTTTGCACAGAACCGCCAATTCGGCGGGTTTTCTCCCACCGCTTGCCGCGATTCCCCAGCCGGACCTACTGAAGTCTTTCAACTAATCGGCGCGGGCGCTAATCGGCACCATGGCGGTTATGGCTAAGACCCGATCCGCATCCGCTCCCAGCTCGACCCGCCCTGCCGCCGCCGCCGCTCCCATGGTGGCCGCTCTCAGCATTGCGCTGCGCCCTGGCAAGGACGGCCAGGCCCAAGACGAAATTCAGGTTTTCCCCGCTGGCGAATTCCGCGCCTCGGATGGCCGCCCCGAGGACGTAGACACCTGGCGCATGGATGGCGACATTGCCCGCGCTCTTATCGCCAGATTTAACGCCCGCAACCGCCGCCTGGTCATCGACTACGAACACCAGACGCTGGCCGCCGCTACCAACGGCCAGCCCGCGCCCGCTTCGGGCTGGATGGTCGCGCTGGAGTGGCGCGAAGGCGAAGGCGTGTATGCCAGGGTGGACTGGAAGCAGCGCGCCCAGGCCTACATCAAGGCTGAGGAATACCTCTACATCTCGCCAGTCTTTACCTACGACAAGCAAGGCAGGCCGCAGGACATCCTGCATGCGGCGCTGACCAACAACCCGGCACTAGACAACATGGAGGCGGTGCGCCTGGCGGTGGCCAGCGCGCTCGCACCTGGTATCGCGCATGGCGGGGCGCAGCTCCTTCCCGCCCAATCTCCGAAGGAAAGCAAGATGAATGAACTTTTGAAGGCGCTCTTCGCGCTGCTCGGCTTGGCCGACGACGCGACCGAAGAGCAAGCGCTCGCCAAGCTGAGCGAATACTCCGACAAGGCCAAGCAGGACGCCGACCAGGTCGCCGCCCTGACGACCGAGGTCGAAAACAAGAAGGAAGAGGTGGCCGCCTTGACTTCGAGCGCAGGCAAGCCCGACCCGGCCAAGTACGTGCCCATCGCCGCGCTGTCCGCTTTGCAGGCGCAAGTCGCAACGCTGACCACGGACCAGCGCGCCCGCGACGTGGCCGAGCTGGTCACGGTCGCCCTCTCCGCCAACAAGCTGACGCCTGCCCTGAAGGATTGGGCGGTGGCCCTGGGCATGAAGGACCCCGCCCAGCTCAAGGCCTATCTGGACCAGGCCCCGGCCATTGCAGCCTTGTCTGGCACCCAAACGGGCGGGCGTCAGCCCGGCGGCAACGGCTCGCAGTTGAACGACGAACAAATGGCCGTTTGCACGCGGATGGGCCTGGACCCCCAGAAATACCTCAAGTCCATCAGCCAAGACTGAACCCAAGCATCTCAACGCGGCATGGCCCGCAATTCCCACATACAACCAGCAAGGACCGCTCATGGCTTTGACTAAAGACCGCAACACCCTGCGCCGAGACGGCCGGGGATTTCGCCCGCCCGCCGCCGCAGGCGTCCGCATCTACGCGGGGGCCATCGTCGGCGTGAACGCGGACGGCCACGCCGTCCCCGGTGGCAGTGCTGCCGCTGTGGCCATCCTGGGGATTGCCCAGGAACAGGTGGACAACCGGGACGGCGCAGCAGGCGCGCAATCCGTGGACGTGCGGCGCGGCACCTTCCAGCTCAAGCCCGCAGCGGCAGGCCTGACCCTGGCTGCCTACGGCAAGCCCGTTAAGGCGGTCGATGACGAATCGGTTGCGCTGGTGGGCGAAGACGCCGCCGCCATCGTCGCAGGCGTTGTACGCGATGTGGACGCTGATGGCGTCTGGGTCGAATTCTGACCGGACCAGGTCAACACCCTTTATCCGACTTCGGAGATACGCATGATCATCAATCCGCAAAACCTACAGGCGCTGTTCCAAGGCTTCAAGCTCGCGTTTTCCCAGGCTTTCGAGGGTGCGCCCTCGGCCTGGGCACAGCTTGCCACGCCGATCCCGTCGACAACGGGCGAGGAGGCCTATCCCTGGCTCGGCCAATCCACCCAGTTCCGGGAATGGGTGGGCGAACGCGTCTATCAAAACCTCAAGATGCACGGTTACCGCATCAAGAATAAGACGTTTGAAAACACCGTCGCCGTTGACCGCGACTCCATCGAAGATGACCAGTACGGCGTGTTCACGCCGCTGATGGCCCAGCTTGGCCAGGACGCCAAGGAACACCCCGACCTGCTTATCTTCGAGCTTCTGAAAAGCGCCTTCAGCACGGCCTGCTATGACGGCCAGTATTTCTTTGACACCGACCACCCGGTCGGCAAGGAAGGGGCCACGCAGTCCGTCAGCAATTTCCAGGGTGGCAGCGGTCGCCCCTGGTTCCTGCTGGACACCAGCCGCGTCATCAAGCCGCTGATTCTCCAGAAGCGTCGTGAATACGATTTCGTCGCCAAGACCGACGTGAAAGACACCAACGTGTTCGACAAGAATGAGTTTGTCTATGGTGTTGATGGGCGCTTGAACGTGGGTTTCAGCCTCTGGCAACTGGCCTACGCCAGCCGCGAACCGCTGGACGGCAGCGCGTTCAATGACGCGCACGCGGAAATGTCCTCGTTCAAGGGTGACCATGGCAAACCCCTGGGCATCCGCCCCAAGCTGCTGGTTGTGGGTCCCCAAGACCGCGCCGCCGCGCTGGAGGTTGTCAAGGCAGAGCGCAGCGCCAACGGTGCGACCAACATCAACCGCGACGTGGTCGACGTGCTGACCACGCCCTGGCTGGCTTAACGCGACTCCTCGCGCCGTCCCAAGTCCAGGCGAAGCCATAAGCCTGGCATAGCGACCCACCCGCCGCCCCTGGCCATCGAGGGCGGCGGCAACCGAATCAAACTCAGGAGGGCCATATGGCCGAGAAAATCAAGGTGCTGCGAGTCGTGGCACGCAAGGAAAGCTTCCGCCGCGCTGGCTACCAATTTGGCGCAAACGCCGTGGATATCCCGATGGATGACCTGACCGGCGCGCAAGGCAAAAAGAAGCTGGAGGCGATCCTGGCCGATCCCGCATTGGTCGCGACGGAGCTGGAGGTGGAGGCCGACGCCATCCAAGCCGCTGCCCCCGAGGCGGCCACGACGCCCGCTACCGGCACGCGCACCCGCGCCCGCAACGGCAACCGCGGCTAAGGCTCCATGT of Achromobacter seleniivolatilans contains these proteins:
- a CDS encoding phage protease encodes the protein MAKTRSASAPSSTRPAAAAAPMVAALSIALRPGKDGQAQDEIQVFPAGEFRASDGRPEDVDTWRMDGDIARALIARFNARNRRLVIDYEHQTLAAATNGQPAPASGWMVALEWREGEGVYARVDWKQRAQAYIKAEEYLYISPVFTYDKQGRPQDILHAALTNNPALDNMEAVRLAVASALAPGIAHGGAQLLPAQSPKESKMNELLKALFALLGLADDATEEQALAKLSEYSDKAKQDADQVAALTTEVENKKEEVAALTSSAGKPDPAKYVPIAALSALQAQVATLTTDQRARDVAELVTVALSANKLTPALKDWAVALGMKDPAQLKAYLDQAPAIAALSGTQTGGRQPGGNGSQLNDEQMAVCTRMGLDPQKYLKSISQD
- a CDS encoding Mu-like prophage major head subunit gpT family protein, with product MIINPQNLQALFQGFKLAFSQAFEGAPSAWAQLATPIPSTTGEEAYPWLGQSTQFREWVGERVYQNLKMHGYRIKNKTFENTVAVDRDSIEDDQYGVFTPLMAQLGQDAKEHPDLLIFELLKSAFSTACYDGQYFFDTDHPVGKEGATQSVSNFQGGSGRPWFLLDTSRVIKPLILQKRREYDFVAKTDVKDTNVFDKNEFVYGVDGRLNVGFSLWQLAYASREPLDGSAFNDAHAEMSSFKGDHGKPLGIRPKLLVVGPQDRAAALEVVKAERSANGATNINRDVVDVLTTPWLA